The genome window TTTTTTAAGTAAGGGCAACTGTTTATCTAAAGATGGTCCTGCTGAGGCAATGATAATGGGCTTTTCTTTCCACATTTTTTGTAAAGAAGAAAGAGGAAACATCCCTTTTTTATGCACTAAACAGCCATTTACAATATTATGTGCCATCTCACGATATGCACGATCAGCATCTATAAGCTGCGAATGCATCTCTCCACTTAAAGCAGTTCTAAACTCACTTATGATCTGACGTATTTCTTGAACACTTTCTTCTCCATCTTTAGTTCTGTGAATAAAAACACAGGGGGCCTCATTCAACAATCCCCTATGCTTTTCAAATACTTGTCGCCACTGGGTTTCACGGTCGGTAGATGTTGTACCCACAACCCATGAAATTCCAGGACTGGCTAACAATCCTTCCATTTCATGGATATGCATGCTCCAATATAAAAGAGCCGGGTCTGTCTCAACAATCACAGCCCGGTTCATACGTTCTTGACTCATCGTTCTAGCAAAACTATACCCCAGGCCAAAACCAATGTACAGGTTAATATCTTCTTTGCGGCCTCCGTCCATTTCAATGAAAGTTTTTTTGCGATATTCTCTAAAATGCAATCGCCCGTCACTCTTGCGAAGTTCGACAACATTATCATCAAAACTCATTGTAAATGTTCCGTATTTTTCAGCTTCCGCATAGGATTTTAACAACTCGGCAGCTTGAGGATTACTTTTTTGCAAAGCATCTACGTTTTTCTGCCATAAATCAAAATTCGGCGTTAATAGTCGCATTAATCAACATCCTCTTTATCCTTATGAAGAGTTTGGCGAAGAATATCTTCCGCTTCTTTAGCCAATGCAGTAGGAGCAACAGCTCGTTTGTTTTCTTGAGCCGTTTCAAGCCACAACTCTTTTCTCCAAACGCGCACATCTCTCGGGGCTTCTATTCCAATACGAACCACATCCCCGCGCACTTCAAGAATAGATATTTCTATATTTTCGCCAATAACGATAGCTTCTCCTGCTTTTCTGCTTAAGACAAGCATTACTTTTCTCCTCCTGCCGCCTTTTTCTTCATCATTTCTCTAACACTTTGAGGCAGCACTGGAGTCCTCATAAGATACTCTTCATTTTGTGAAATAATTTGCTTGGCTAACCGTTTCTCGTGGTTAACCACAACAGGAGCTCTGAGATTCGCTGTCATCTCCCAAGGA of Aminobacterium sp. MB27-C1 contains these proteins:
- the csrA gene encoding carbon storage regulator CsrA; the encoded protein is MLVLSRKAGEAIVIGENIEISILEVRGDVVRIGIEAPRDVRVWRKELWLETAQENKRAVAPTALAKEAEDILRQTLHKDKEDVD